One Maribacter sp. HTCC2170 genomic window, TCTTAAGATGAAAAGAAAAGAAGTTACAAACATCATTGAAAAAGAGAAAATAGTTGCAATCATCCGATTGAAGAAACAATCGGAGGTTGATACTGTAATTAAGGGGTTGATTTTAGGCGGAATAAAAGTATTGGAAATAACTTCCAATACCCCTGGATTCAACAAGGAAATAAAAAAAGCCCGAGATTCTTATCCGAATATCTTAATTGGGGCAGGAACAGTTGTAAATACGTCTATTGCTAAAATTGCCATAGAGGCAGGAGCTCAGTTCTTGGTTACGCCCAATACCAATATTGATGTACTAACGCTCGCACATGAAAATGATGTTCCGGTTTTAATGGGTGCTTTTACTCCCTCAGAAATTTGTTTAGCAATTGAATATGGAGCAGATATAATTAAACTTTTTCCCGCTGGAAATTTGGGGATAGATTACTTTAAGGCAATACAGGGGCCTCTTAATGATGCTAAATTCTTTATTGTAGGCGGAATTAATTTGGAAAACATTCAAGAATGGTTCAAGGCCGGAGTATCTGGCGTTGGTATTGGTAGCGTTTTAACCAACTCACCAAACGAGGAAATATGTGAAGAAACCATCAAAAATAAGGCTCAAGAATTTATAAATCTGATCAAAAATTTCTAATGGATAAACTTACAATTGAAAAAATAGAATTATTTAAAGTCCCTCCGAGATGGCTTTTTATAAAAATAACTACCAAATCAGGAATTGTAGGATGGGGAGAACCTGTTGTAGAAGGAAAGGCTGATACAGTTGCAGCTTGTGTAAAAGAGCTTCAAAAGTTTATACTGGGGCAAAAAGCCAATAATATAGAAGATATATGGCAAATTCTTTATAGAGGAGGGTTCTATAGAGGAGGTCCCATTATTATGAGTGCAATAGCCGGCATAGATCAAGCACTTTGGGATATAAAAGGAAAATTTCTAAATGTCTCTGTACACGAACTGCTTGGAGGGGCTGTCCGTCAAAAGATGAAGATGTACTGCTGGATAGGAGGTGATAACCCAGATGTTGTGCTTGAACAAGCTCATGAAAAAGTCAAATCTGGCTACAAGGCTGTTAAAATGAATGCCACCGGTCCCATGGATTGGGTTTCATCACTAAAGGATATAAAAAAAATATCACAGAACATTAAACTGCTAAGAGAAGAATTTGGATATGATTTGGACGTTGGATTGGACTTTCATGGACGAGTACATAAGCCAATGGTAAAGAAATTAATTGATGAACTTTCCCCTTATGAGCCCATGTTTATCGAAGAACCTTTGCTTAGTGAGAATAATAATGCTTTAAAAGATATTTATCACTATTCCAACATTCCCATAGCGACTGGGGAGAGAATGTACTCTAGATGGGATTTCAAGGAGATATTGCATCAAGGGGTGGTCGATATTATTCAACCGGATTTAAGTCATGCCGGTGGAATATCAGAAGTAAGAAGAATTGCCACAATGGCCGAGGCTTATGATATAGCACTGGCACCACACTGTCCTTTAGGTCCCATTTCTTTAGCATCGGCATTACAAATTGATTTTGTTTCGGCCAATGCATTTATTCAGGAAAGTAGCTTGGGTATTCATTATAATCAAGGTTATGACTTATTGGATTATGTCTTGAATCCTGAAGATTTTTATCTCAATGATGGTTATATAAATGTTTTAACCAAACCAGGTTTAGGAGTGGAAATAAATGAAGATAAGTTAAAGAAAGCCTCAAAAATAGGTCATGATTGGACTAATCCTATTTGGCGTAATGAAGATTCTAGTTTTGCAGAATGGTAATATCCTAAATTGCACAAATGATTTTTAATCAGAATAATATTTGAAATGATATATATAGTTGCATTAATAGTATCGTTGGTGTTTTTAGTTGTTGGCATTGTTAAATTTAAGATTCATCCTTTCTTTGTATTACTAATGGCTGCAATTATATATGGCTTTTTCACAGGAATGAGTATTGATATGATAGTTGCATCTATCAATAACGGTTTCGGAGATATTTTAGGTAAAATAGGATTAATAATTCTATTTGGCGTAACTATAGGGACCATACTGGAAAAATCTGGGGGGGCATTGGTCATAGCGTCCAAAATTATTAATCTCATTGGTGAAAAAGCTATTCATTTAGCAATGCTTCTTACTGGATACTTCTTATCTATACCAATTTTCGCTGATAGTGCACTTTTAATAATGAATCCTCTAAATAAGGTATTATCAAAAAAAGCCGCTGTTTCATATGCTGGAACCACTGCTGCGTTGGCGATGGGACTTACCGCATCACATGTCATGGTACCGCCAACACCCGGTCCAATCGCCGCCGCAGGAATTCTTGGGGCCAATCTAGGAGATGTAATATTATGGGGACTTTTAGTGAGTATTATCTCATTAGGACCTTGTTATTTTTATGCTAAACGAGTGGCCTCAAAAATCGAATTACCCATTAAAATTAAACCTACTGCCAATCCAAAACGACAACCGGCTTTATGGAAATCTTTGCTGGCCATTGTAGTTCCTCTAGTGCTAATCTTAGCCAAATCAGTGTTAGACTATCCCGAATTAAAAATTGAACCGTCGATTTTTACGCAATGTCTTTCATTCTTGGGTACTCCAGTAATTGCACTTCTAATTGGAGTATTATTGACCCTTGTATTACCTGAAAAATTGGATGAAAAAGTTTTTTCAAGTTCTGGCTGGATTGGGGAATCTTTGAAAGTTGCAGCACCTATCATACTCATAACAGGTGCAGGCGGAATTTTTGGTAAGATGCTCCAGAATTCAGGAATCGCCGACATAATTACAACAGGATTCTCTGGAATGGAAATAGGGCTTTTTTTTCCTTTTCTTTTAGCTGCTTGCCTTAAAACTACTCAAGGATCATCAACTGTGGCACTAGTTACTACAGCTTCGATTGTAGCCCCACTAATGCCTGTTTTAGGTTTAGATGAACCGTCGTTTCAGACCATGACAGTCTTAGCGATTGGAGCTGGTTCCTCAGTTGTCACCCACGTTAATGATAGTTTTTTCTGGGTACTTACCCAACTTACTGGTATGAATGTGAAACAAGGTTATCAGGTACTTACGGCAGGAACTCTAATTTTTGGAGTTACTGCAATGGCGGTAATATATTTCATAACCAAACTCATTTTATAGTCATGAAATATTTCGTAGTAATAGGTCTATCCATTTTGATAGTAACAGTTTCTTGCAAAAAAATCCGAAAAGAAGACTCTGTAGAACCAAAGACTGAGAAAGCAGCTAGCTTTTCAAT contains:
- the dgoD gene encoding galactonate dehydratase translates to MDKLTIEKIELFKVPPRWLFIKITTKSGIVGWGEPVVEGKADTVAACVKELQKFILGQKANNIEDIWQILYRGGFYRGGPIIMSAIAGIDQALWDIKGKFLNVSVHELLGGAVRQKMKMYCWIGGDNPDVVLEQAHEKVKSGYKAVKMNATGPMDWVSSLKDIKKISQNIKLLREEFGYDLDVGLDFHGRVHKPMVKKLIDELSPYEPMFIEEPLLSENNNALKDIYHYSNIPIATGERMYSRWDFKEILHQGVVDIIQPDLSHAGGISEVRRIATMAEAYDIALAPHCPLGPISLASALQIDFVSANAFIQESSLGIHYNQGYDLLDYVLNPEDFYLNDGYINVLTKPGLGVEINEDKLKKASKIGHDWTNPIWRNEDSSFAEW
- a CDS encoding bifunctional 4-hydroxy-2-oxoglutarate aldolase/2-dehydro-3-deoxy-phosphogluconate aldolase encodes the protein MKRKEVTNIIEKEKIVAIIRLKKQSEVDTVIKGLILGGIKVLEITSNTPGFNKEIKKARDSYPNILIGAGTVVNTSIAKIAIEAGAQFLVTPNTNIDVLTLAHENDVPVLMGAFTPSEICLAIEYGADIIKLFPAGNLGIDYFKAIQGPLNDAKFFIVGGINLENIQEWFKAGVSGVGIGSVLTNSPNEEICEETIKNKAQEFINLIKNF
- a CDS encoding GntP family permease, translated to MIYIVALIVSLVFLVVGIVKFKIHPFFVLLMAAIIYGFFTGMSIDMIVASINNGFGDILGKIGLIILFGVTIGTILEKSGGALVIASKIINLIGEKAIHLAMLLTGYFLSIPIFADSALLIMNPLNKVLSKKAAVSYAGTTAALAMGLTASHVMVPPTPGPIAAAGILGANLGDVILWGLLVSIISLGPCYFYAKRVASKIELPIKIKPTANPKRQPALWKSLLAIVVPLVLILAKSVLDYPELKIEPSIFTQCLSFLGTPVIALLIGVLLTLVLPEKLDEKVFSSSGWIGESLKVAAPIILITGAGGIFGKMLQNSGIADIITTGFSGMEIGLFFPFLLAACLKTTQGSSTVALVTTASIVAPLMPVLGLDEPSFQTMTVLAIGAGSSVVTHVNDSFFWVLTQLTGMNVKQGYQVLTAGTLIFGVTAMAVIYFITKLIL